Proteins encoded within one genomic window of Thunnus maccoyii chromosome 22, fThuMac1.1, whole genome shotgun sequence:
- the LOC121889985 gene encoding Fc receptor-like protein 5, which translates to MDVTSLCLILSATLSIHPDRSQFFRYEHISLSCMVPGNSSGWTVKGNTYSGKGVPCKAGLEVQREPSCTIKDAFPSESGVYWCESDQGECSNTVNITVTAGFVILESPVLPLTEGDSVTLRCSYKTRLAKKSTSDFSTKFYKDGVFIGIQPAGQMTLQTVSKSDEGLYKCEHPTKGESPQSFLAVREVQDSSVSTTPTLRLVCTILLFILYNVIFIVCIYRYQRWARGIV; encoded by the exons ATGGACGTCACCTCTCTCTGCCTTATACTTT CGGCCACACTGAGCATCCATCCTGACAGATCTCAGTTCTTTCGGTATGAACACATCTCTCTGAGCTGTATGGTGCCTGGGAACTCCAGTGGCTGGACAGTGAAGGGAAACACTTACTCTGGGAAAGGTGTGCCATGCAAGGCTGGCTTGGAAGTCCAACGTGAGCCCTCCTGCACCATTAAGGATGCCTTTCCATCAGAGAGTGGAGTGTACTGGTGTGAGTCTGACCAGGGGGAGTGCAGCAACACTGTCAACATCACAGTAACTG CTGGTTTTGTGATCCTGGAAAGTCCTGTGCTTCCTTTGACAGAGGGAGACAGCGTGACACTTCGCTGTTCCTACAAGACACGATTAGCAAAGAAATCCACCTCTGATTTTTCCACTAAGTTCTACAAAGATGGTGTTTTCATCGGGATTCAGCCTGCGGGACAGATGACCCTCCAAACAGTGTCCAAGTCTGACGAAGGCCTTTACAAGTGTGAACATCCCACAAAAGGAGAGTCTCCACAGAGTTTTCTGGCTGTgagag AGGTTCAGGATTCAAGCGTCTCCACCACTCCTACTCTCAGGCTGGTGTGCACCATCCTGCTCTTCATCCTCTACAATGTCATCTTcattgtgtgtatatacaggTACCAAAGGTGGGCTCGAG GCATCGTGTAG